ATTATGCCATGGTGTCGCTTCGCTTCCGGCCGGATTGGTTCCTGTCACGGACGAAACTGGGATATGGCGCGGATTGGCCGGTCGATTGGCGGGAGATGTGGCGCTATTACGATATTGCCGAGCGCGACCTCGCGATCTCCGGCCCCCTCACTTATCCCTGGGGGCCGCGCCGCCCGCGATATCCCTACCGCGCGCATGAAATCAACGCGGCGGGCGAAGTCCTGGCCCGCGGGGCTGAAGCCATGGGTTATGACTGGGTGGAAACACCGCTTGCGACCCTCTCCGCCCCGCGCCATCATGCGCCATCCTGCGTTTATCGCGGGTTCTGCCGGGTGGGGTGCTCCACCAACGCCAAGCAAAGCCAACTCGTGACGTATATTCCGCGTGCGGTCAAAGCGGGGGCGGAAATCCGTGACCTCGCCATGGTCGGGCGCGTGGAGGTCGATGCGCGGGACCGTGCAACGGGGGTGCATTATTTCCGCAATGGAAGCTGGCATTTTCAACGCGCCAAAAACGTCATCGTCGCGGGTTACGCCATTGAAACGCCCCGCCTCCTGCTGAATTCCGCGACGCCGCGTTTCCCTGACGGCCTGTCGAACAGTTCGGGGCTGCTGGGCCGTTACTTGATGGTGCAATCCAATCAGGCGGTCTTCGGCGTGTCGGATGAGATGATCCGATGGAATAAGGGGCCACCCTCCATGACGATCACGGAACATTGGAATTACGACGATAAAAAAGATTTCTTCGGCGGTTATTGCTGGATGTCGCAAGGCCCTTTGCCGGTTGAATGGTCAGGCGCGCTTTCAAGCGGGCGGAATTTATGGGGGCAGGCGCTGCGCGATGAAATGAGTCGCTACAATCATCAGGTCGGGCTGAAAATGGTGGGCGAAATGCTGCCGAGCCTTGATAATCTCGTCACCCTCTCCGCAGAACGCGACCAATATGGCCTGCCCGTGCCGCTTATCTCCTACTCCTGGCTTGAAAATGACAAGCGCATGATCGCCCATGCGCTGGATAAAATGCAACAAAGCCTTGAAAGCGCCGGGATTGCAGATTGCTGGCGGCAGGAAAATGACACGAACCACCTTGCCGGCACAGCGCGGATGGGGTTCAGTCAGCAGGACAGCGTTGTGGATGCGGATTGCCGGAGCTGGGACATCCGTAACCTCTGGGTCTGTGATGGTTCTGTCTTTCCGACAACGGGCGGCGTCAATCCGTCCTTGACTATCACGGCATTGGCCTTGCGCACGGCGGACCGCATCCAGACATTGCACCGTCAGGGACAGGTCACGATCTGAAAATAACAGGATGAGGAGGGCAGTTTGGCAGGATTCATCGCGCGACATCACCTCAATCGCGTTTTTTGTCTTGAGGATTTTGAAAAGCTCAGCAAGTCATGCCTCCCCCGCGCCGTTTATGAATATATCCGAAATGGCGCGGGTGCGGAGTTCTCGCTTCATTATAATGAGGCCGCCTTCCACGCGCTTCTCTGGCAGCCTTACCGCCTGCGCCAGGTCGACAAAGTCGAAACCGGCGTCACGATTTTCGGTGAGACATATAGCGTGCCTTTCGGCCTCGCGCCGACGGGCGGCGCGGCCATGGTCCGTTATGATGCTGACCGGCTGGAGGCCCGCGCCGCGCATCGTCTTGACACGCCATACATCCTCAGCGCCAACTCCCTGACACCGCTTGAAGATGTCTTCGCCGTGAATCCGCGCTCATGGTTCGCGCCTTATTTCCCGGATGATTATGACGTGATTGACGGCATGATGGCGCGACTGGAGAAAGTGAATTGCCGCGTCATAGTTGTCACGGTGGACGTGCCTGTCGCCGCCAAACGCATCGCTGAACAACGCGCCGGTTACGCGATGCCCATCCGCCCCAATCTGCCCGCCGCGCGCGGGGCATTGGCGCATCCCGGCTGGCTGTTCGGCACGTTACTGCGTAATATCGTCGCGGAGAGGAAACCGCGGATTGAAAATATCAGGGCGCAAGGTGGCCCGGGTATTTTTTCGAAGGAGATCAAGGCCGTTGGCGGGTCCCCGAAATTTGACTGGGCGCATGTCCGGCATATTCGTGACCGCTGGAAGCATAAATTGGTGCTGAAGGGCCTTTTGCGGGCGGACGATGTCGAGAAGGCCGCCGCGCTCGGCGTTGACGCCGTGGTGCTCTCCAATCACGGCGCGCGTCAGATCGATACAACAATCAGCCCCATGGAGGCCCTGATGGAAACGCGCGCCCGCCTGCCCGATTACACGCTGATTATTGATGGCGGTTTTCGCTCCGGCAATGACGTGCTGAAAGCCATGGCGTTGGGGGCGGACCTCGTGCTGATGGGGCGGCCTTTTCTGCAGGCCTGCGCCGTGGCGGGAGAATCCGGCGTTGCCAAGGCGATCACGCTCGTCAAGGAAGA
This genomic stretch from Candidatus Kirkpatrickella diaphorinae harbors:
- a CDS encoding GMC family oxidoreductase gives rise to the protein MSADPMATPRGINGQAPDVFHRGRWIPMQCHRDTDEVDFVVVGTGAGGGPLIARLAEMGYSVVGFDAGAWFRPLEDFASDETSQSQLFWTDNRLVTGDNPIAMGKNNSGKAVGGSTVHYAMVSLRFRPDWFLSRTKLGYGADWPVDWREMWRYYDIAERDLAISGPLTYPWGPRRPRYPYRAHEINAAGEVLARGAEAMGYDWVETPLATLSAPRHHAPSCVYRGFCRVGCSTNAKQSQLVTYIPRAVKAGAEIRDLAMVGRVEVDARDRATGVHYFRNGSWHFQRAKNVIVAGYAIETPRLLLNSATPRFPDGLSNSSGLLGRYLMVQSNQAVFGVSDEMIRWNKGPPSMTITEHWNYDDKKDFFGGYCWMSQGPLPVEWSGALSSGRNLWGQALRDEMSRYNHQVGLKMVGEMLPSLDNLVTLSAERDQYGLPVPLISYSWLENDKRMIAHALDKMQQSLESAGIADCWRQENDTNHLAGTARMGFSQQDSVVDADCRSWDIRNLWVCDGSVFPTTGGVNPSLTITALALRTADRIQTLHRQGQVTI
- a CDS encoding alpha-hydroxy acid oxidase yields the protein MAGFIARHHLNRVFCLEDFEKLSKSCLPRAVYEYIRNGAGAEFSLHYNEAAFHALLWQPYRLRQVDKVETGVTIFGETYSVPFGLAPTGGAAMVRYDADRLEARAAHRLDTPYILSANSLTPLEDVFAVNPRSWFAPYFPDDYDVIDGMMARLEKVNCRVIVVTVDVPVAAKRIAEQRAGYAMPIRPNLPAARGALAHPGWLFGTLLRNIVAERKPRIENIRAQGGPGIFSKEIKAVGGSPKFDWAHVRHIRDRWKHKLVLKGLLRADDVEKAAALGVDAVVLSNHGARQIDTTISPMEALMETRARLPDYTLIIDGGFRSGNDVLKAMALGADLVLMGRPFLQACAVAGESGVAKAITLVKEDIARCMAILGVTQFDQLKEVLIEN